From the Fibrobacterota bacterium genome, one window contains:
- a CDS encoding TIR domain-containing protein, which produces MDSGALFQQKRRGLYVAYDHALDAAPYASFALHFASLFRLERDNSLARELGEEDAEAHVRWLSAGPLADCRYALVLCGSATHLSAFVDWEIKAALDRRLALMGVILPSNPGGFRDPVLPERLRINFDSGYAIVARSDELLDGRVDLGSRLAFALDRPLEALDNRLPLRARDG; this is translated from the coding sequence ATGGACTCCGGGGCCTTATTCCAGCAAAAGCGACGCGGGCTCTACGTCGCCTACGATCACGCCTTGGATGCCGCGCCCTACGCTTCCTTCGCCCTGCATTTCGCATCCTTGTTCCGCCTGGAGCGGGACAATTCGCTGGCGCGCGAGCTGGGCGAGGAAGACGCCGAGGCGCATGTCCGCTGGTTGAGCGCGGGGCCCCTGGCCGATTGCCGCTACGCCTTGGTCCTGTGCGGATCGGCTACGCACCTGTCCGCCTTCGTGGATTGGGAAATCAAGGCCGCGCTGGATAGGCGTCTCGCCCTCATGGGGGTCATCCTGCCTTCCAACCCCGGCGGCTTCCGCGATCCTGTCCTGCCCGAAAGGCTGCGGATCAATTTCGACAGCGGCTACGCCATCGTGGCGCGTTCGGACGAGCTTCTCGACGGGCGCGTGGATTTGGGGTCGCGGCTCGCCTTCGCCTTGGACCGCCCCCTGGAAGCATTGGACAATCGCCTGCCCCTGCGCGCCCGCGACGGTTAA
- a CDS encoding YjbQ family protein: MEWLKGELEIRTPGQGLHAITDKVAAQIQAWKVQEGMCHLYLRHTSASLLISENYDPTARRDLEEFLRRLAPEDQDWHEHTLEGPDDSPSHMRALLTGTSESIPVDGGRLSLGTWQGIYLCEHRRDPHRRTVLIRCLKAG; the protein is encoded by the coding sequence ATGGAATGGCTCAAAGGCGAACTCGAGATCCGCACTCCCGGCCAAGGGCTGCATGCCATCACCGACAAGGTCGCGGCGCAGATCCAAGCCTGGAAGGTGCAGGAAGGCATGTGCCATCTTTACCTGCGGCATACCAGCGCTTCCCTGCTCATCAGCGAGAATTACGATCCCACCGCGCGACGCGATCTGGAGGAGTTCCTCCGCCGCCTGGCCCCGGAGGATCAGGATTGGCATGAGCATACCCTGGAGGGCCCGGACGATTCGCCTTCGCATATGCGTGCATTGCTAACCGGGACCAGCGAATCGATTCCCGTGGACGGAGGCCGCTTGAGCCTGGGGACCTGGCAAGGCATCTACCTGTGCGAACACCGCCGCGATCCGCACCGGCGCACCGTCCTGATCCGCTGCCTCAAAGCCGGTTAG
- a CDS encoding thermonuclease family protein, giving the protein MKALMLLCSLVTAIPAATLKAKVVGIKSGAALEILTGGKVAVLKIAGIDCADKTHGSGKAARRFVAENAFMSDVAVEITGAESDGTLIGKVILPDGRDLGAELTKAGLAWWDKRNHPEETGLARLEQDARASGLGLWAEVSDDADDEDVDKEVLAQRELAGKNTDVMLTRAGN; this is encoded by the coding sequence ATGAAGGCCTTGATGCTCCTCTGCAGCCTCGTTACCGCTATTCCGGCCGCCACCCTGAAGGCCAAAGTCGTCGGGATAAAGTCCGGCGCCGCTCTCGAAATCCTTACCGGCGGCAAGGTGGCCGTCTTGAAGATCGCAGGCATCGATTGCGCCGACAAGACGCATGGTTCCGGCAAAGCGGCCCGCCGCTTCGTGGCTGAGAACGCGTTCATGAGCGACGTCGCGGTGGAAATCACCGGTGCTGAATCGGACGGGACCCTGATCGGCAAGGTGATCTTGCCCGACGGACGGGATCTAGGCGCGGAACTGACGAAGGCCGGACTGGCCTGGTGGGATAAGCGGAATCATCCCGAAGAAACGGGCCTGGCCCGATTGGAACAAGACGCCCGGGCCTCGGGCCTGGGGCTGTGGGCCGAAGTCTCCGACGACGCCGACGATGAAGACGTCGACAAGGAGGTCCTGGCCCAACGCGAACTCGCCGGCAAGAATACCGATGTCATGCTGACACGGGCCGGCAACTGA